CACGGGCCGCTGTGGTCGGCGGAACATCTGACGCGTGATCACATCGAAGCCGCGAAAGACATGGTGCGCACCAACAAATTCTTCGAAGACTCGCGCCTGCCGGACGGCGAAGGCGCGACGCTCGCCGACTACAAGCGCAGCGGCTTCGATCGCGGTCACATGAGTCCGGCGGGCAATCGCTGGAATGAGGAAGCGATGGCGGAGTCCTTCTCGCTCGCGAACATCGTGCCGCAAAATCGCGAGAACAATCAGCGCCTGTGGTCGCGCATCGAGACGGCCGTGCGCCGACTCACGACAAGGTACGACGATACCTATGTCATCACGGGGCCGATGTTCAGCGGGCAGCAGTTGCAGACCATCGGTCCGACCCGGGTGTTCGTGCCAACGCAGCTGTTCAAGGTCGTCTACATCCGATCGAAACAGATGGCATTCGCAATCGTGGTCGATAATGTCGCGACGAATCGCTATGACATGCACTCGATTCACGAAGTCGAATCAATGAGCGGCATTCGCTTTCCGGGCATTCCGGAAAATCTGAAGGACCAGAAACCTGGAGGGCTAAAAGGTGTTTAAGGCTTACTCGAACAATGACGATGTCCTCAACATCCAGGGCGACGCCCTCACGGTAACGAACGGTGCGACACGCGTTGTCGTCGCGGGCACGCTGGAACTCACGAAAGACAAACGCGGCCTGCAGGCGGCGCTCGCGCTGAAGCAGGCGCTGGATAGCGTCGTCGAGGCCTTGCAGGCCGAAGGCAAACTACCCGACAGGATCAGGGATGAACCGGACGCGAAACCAGGTGTCATCGACAATCCGTTCAGTTAGTGTTTGCGGCGCACTCGCGCTTTCTTGATGCA
The DNA window shown above is from Paraburkholderia sp. BL10I2N1 and carries:
- a CDS encoding DNA/RNA non-specific endonuclease, with amino-acid sequence MKKVFACLLIAVAGHAMAAAPSCTGFVPNDQFPVLTNPRMTPKTRVLCYADFAVLHSGITHGPLWSAEHLTRDHIEAAKDMVRTNKFFEDSRLPDGEGATLADYKRSGFDRGHMSPAGNRWNEEAMAESFSLANIVPQNRENNQRLWSRIETAVRRLTTRYDDTYVITGPMFSGQQLQTIGPTRVFVPTQLFKVVYIRSKQMAFAIVVDNVATNRYDMHSIHEVESMSGIRFPGIPENLKDQKPGGLKGV